A genomic stretch from Pristiophorus japonicus isolate sPriJap1 chromosome 6, sPriJap1.hap1, whole genome shotgun sequence includes:
- the LOC139266202 gene encoding alpha-1,4-N-acetylglucosaminyltransferase-like — protein MVSLHKVFLFILTITICGVLYKYWKMDTDQSILSYIWKISQKKDKADINLSIPTIKPGIIFVETTDKVEPTPLAVCSVESAARLNPDKHIYYFMKGFSGNLTHYPHPEYAGIPLLSSISNVVLLSLNLTELFEDTPLNAWYQKVNPDLERYWIHVLADGCRLALLWKYGGIYLDTDIISMKPLPFANFICTEGGAVFSNGAMGFHYSHHYFTWDCMEDFVAHYVGDIWGQQGPRLVTRVLQRWCKSNNLASLAGKECNGISLWITRRFYPIPYPSWEKYYGPWKKEDIENFFSGTYGAHVWNYMNSMKKRKIIAGSGSLMEYFFQMYCPTTYRNLIQSGNSSESLSRLKSWG, from the exons ATGGTTTCCCTGCATAAAGTGTTTCTCTTTATCCTCACGATTACAATTTGTGGCGTGCTGTACAAATACTGGAAGATGGACACCGATCAGTCTATTCTGAGCTACATATGGAAAATATCCCAGAAGAAAGATAAAGCTGACATAAATCTTTCAATCCCCACCATAAAACCTGGGATTATATTTGTGGAGACGACTGACAAAGTGGAGCCGACACCATTGGCGGTGTGTTCAGTGGAGTCTGCTGCTCGTTTAAACCCAGACAAACATATCTATTACTTCATGAAGGGATTCAGTGGCAACTTAACACATTATCCACACCCTGAGTATGCAGGCATCCCTTTGCTTTCCTCAATAAGTAACGTCGTCCTTCTATCCTTGAATCTCACTGAACTGTTTGAAGACACTCCTTTGAATGCCTGGTATCAAAAG GTAAATCCAGATTTAGAAAGATATTGGATCCATGTGCTGGCTGACGGCTGCAGGTTAGCACTGCTATGGAAATACGGTGGCATCTACCTGGATACCGACATTATATCAATGAAGCCTTTGCCATTTGCCAATTttatctgtacagaaggaggagcagTTTTCAGTAATGGAGCAATGGGATTTCATTACAGCCACCATTATTTTACGTGGGACTGCATGGAAGATTTTGTGGCGCATTATGTTGGAGACATTTGGGGTCAACAAGGCCCTCGACTGGTAACCCGTGTTCTGCAGCGTTGGTGCAAGTCTAATAACCTAGCCAGCCTCGCTGGGAAGGAATGCAATGGCATCTCTTTATGGATCACAAGGCGGTTCTATCCAATCCCATATCCAAGCTGGGAAAAGTATTATGGTCCCTGGAAAAAGGAGGATATAGAGAATTTCTTCTCAGGTACATATGGAGCACATGTCTGGAACTATATGAATTCCATGAAGAAAAGAAAAATAATTGCTGGAAGTGGATCATTAATGGAATATTTCTTTCAGATGTATTGTCCAACTACATACAGAAATTTAATTCAATCTGGAAATAGTTCTGAGTCACTTAGTAGGTTGAAATCTTGGGGCTAG